One Zeugodacus cucurbitae isolate PBARC_wt_2022May chromosome 3, idZeuCucr1.2, whole genome shotgun sequence genomic region harbors:
- the LOC128920199 gene encoding uncharacterized protein LOC128920199: MASFCKIFLLLSAFVMLQCVQSQSLAEFNGTVANNAEATPVASTSTTERPHTKTKNYLPLKREHWAIMCGVISLIFVLASICKYMFWPNVRICGCKQVELQRTGHVNNRELRPQYSWDESNRK; encoded by the exons ATGGcgtcattttgtaaaatatttctacTGCTCAGTGCATTTGTAATGCTGCAG TGCGTGCAATCACAATCGCTAGCGGAATTCAATGGCACAGTGGCAAACAATGCAGAGGCAACGCCGGTGGCAAGTACGAGTACAACAGAGCGACCGcatacgaaaactaaaaattatttaccgtTAAAAAGAGAACACTGGGCCATAATGTGCGGcgtgatttcactaattttcgtgCTCGCctcaatatgtaaatatatgttttgGCCAAATGTGCGCATTTGTGGCTGCAAACAAGTGGAATTGCAACGCACAGGGCATGTGAACAATCGCGAGTTGAGACCACAGTATTCTTGGGATGAAAGtaatcggaagtga
- the LOC128920198 gene encoding uncharacterized protein LOC128920198, whose protein sequence is MILVLLRRISVKKCFDHKMSVKLFLLLAVLLTIQFTAFAHPVADDKDSIGIADVKPAKNESIIPNTPGVQAFQKAVLDHLVKTFVNEEDDPSGVYSAQQSSSEIDLPCTNDTVRISVISSSFLLPERFFHAPKRCSEEVQ, encoded by the exons ATGATTTTAGTTCTATTGCGTCGCATAAGCGTTAAGAAGTGTTTTGATCACAAAATGagcgtgaaattatttttattattagctgTGCTACTCACAATTCAG TTCACAGCCTTTGCACACCCCGTGGCAGATGACAAGGATTCGATAGGAATCGCTGATGTTAAGCCAGCAAAAAATGAGAGCATTATACCGAACACACCAGGTGTGCAAGCATTCCAAAAAGCTGTGTTAGACCATTTAGTAAAAACGTTCGTGAATGAAGAGGACGACCCATCAGGTGTCTACAGTGCGCAGCAATCATCATCGGAAATAGATCTGCCTTGCACAAATGATACTGTTAGAATATCTGTGATTAGCAGCAGTTTTCTTTTACCTGAGCGGTTCTTCCATGCACCAAAGAGATGTTCTGAGGAAGTGCAGTGA